The Pelobates fuscus isolate aPelFus1 chromosome 2, aPelFus1.pri, whole genome shotgun sequence genome has a segment encoding these proteins:
- the SRSF7 gene encoding serine/arginine-rich splicing factor 7 isoform X2, whose protein sequence is MSRYGRYGGEAKVYVGNLGTGAGKGELERAFSYYGPLRTVWIARNPPGFAFVEFEDTRDAEDAVRGLDGKVICGSRVRVELSTGMPRRSRYDRPPARRPFDPSDRCYECGEKGHYAYDCQRSRSRSHSRSRGRRYSRSRSRSRGRRSRSATPRRSRSVTPRRSRSGTPRRSRSVSVKRSRSRSRSRSRSVSRPRSRSKSRSASPKRSDVIVSCSRSPSRSPQRSISPERNG, encoded by the exons ATGTCTCGCTACGGGCGGTACGGAGGCG aagcaaAAGTGTATGTTGGGAACCTTGGAACTGGTGCAGGAAAAGGGGAGCTTGAGCGTGCATTTAGTTACTATGGTCCCCTGCGTACAGTGTGGATAGCAAGGAACCCACCTGGATTTGCTTTTGTTGAGTTTGAGGACACAAGAGACGCTGAAGATGCTGTTCGAGGACTGGACGGAAA gGTAATCTGTGGATCCAGAGTTCGCGTTGAGTTATCGACAGGCATGCCCCGACGATCGCGATATGATAGGCCACCAGCAAGACGTCCGTTTGACCCCAGTGATCGTTGTTATGAGTGCGGTGAAAAGGGTCATTATGCATATGATTGCCAGAG GTCTCGGTCTCGCTCTCACTCAAGATCCCGAGGAAGGAGATATTCTCGTTCAAGAAGCAGGAGCCGTGGCAGAAG ATCCAGGTCTGCTACCCCTCGACGATCAAGATCAGTGACACCACGTCGATCAAGATCTGGTACCCCACGCAGATCCAGATCTGTGTCTGTTAAAAGATCAAG GTCAAGATCCAGGTCAAGATCTAGGTCTGTGTCACGTCCCAGAAGCCG CTCAAAATCAAGGTCTGCATCTCCAAAACGAAG TGATGTCATAGTGTCTTGCAGTCGCTCACCATCCAGAAGCCCCCAGAGGAGCATTAGTCCAGAAAGGAATGGATAG
- the SRSF7 gene encoding serine/arginine-rich splicing factor 7 isoform X1, producing the protein MSRYGRYGGEAKVYVGNLGTGAGKGELERAFSYYGPLRTVWIARNPPGFAFVEFEDTRDAEDAVRGLDGKVICGSRVRVELSTGMPRRSRYDRPPARRPFDPSDRCYECGEKGHYAYDCQRYSRRRRGSRSRSRSHSRSRGRRYSRSRSRSRGRRSRSATPRRSRSVTPRRSRSGTPRRSRSVSVKRSRSRSRSRSRSVSRPRSRSKSRSASPKRSDVIVSCSRSPSRSPQRSISPERNG; encoded by the exons ATGTCTCGCTACGGGCGGTACGGAGGCG aagcaaAAGTGTATGTTGGGAACCTTGGAACTGGTGCAGGAAAAGGGGAGCTTGAGCGTGCATTTAGTTACTATGGTCCCCTGCGTACAGTGTGGATAGCAAGGAACCCACCTGGATTTGCTTTTGTTGAGTTTGAGGACACAAGAGACGCTGAAGATGCTGTTCGAGGACTGGACGGAAA gGTAATCTGTGGATCCAGAGTTCGCGTTGAGTTATCGACAGGCATGCCCCGACGATCGCGATATGATAGGCCACCAGCAAGACGTCCGTTTGACCCCAGTGATCGTTGTTATGAGTGCGGTGAAAAGGGTCATTATGCATATGATTGCCAGAGGTATAGCAGGCGCAGAAGGGGTAGCAG GTCTCGGTCTCGCTCTCACTCAAGATCCCGAGGAAGGAGATATTCTCGTTCAAGAAGCAGGAGCCGTGGCAGAAG ATCCAGGTCTGCTACCCCTCGACGATCAAGATCAGTGACACCACGTCGATCAAGATCTGGTACCCCACGCAGATCCAGATCTGTGTCTGTTAAAAGATCAAG GTCAAGATCCAGGTCAAGATCTAGGTCTGTGTCACGTCCCAGAAGCCG CTCAAAATCAAGGTCTGCATCTCCAAAACGAAG TGATGTCATAGTGTCTTGCAGTCGCTCACCATCCAGAAGCCCCCAGAGGAGCATTAGTCCAGAAAGGAATGGATAG